The following coding sequences are from one Archocentrus centrarchus isolate MPI-CPG fArcCen1 chromosome 4, fArcCen1, whole genome shotgun sequence window:
- the rgs16 gene encoding regulator of G-protein signaling 16 isoform X2: MAKELKARLGSILQIHNWNLSCCKIGKNKPTLEECLRWKESFEKLLSSKYGLCAFTAFLMSEFSEENIAFYFACEEYKNTKCPTKLAAKAKKIYDEFIGSEAPREINIDHETRDITKANMMTPTPSCFDMAQHKIYMLMAKDCYPRFLRSPAYRDLMCQAKPSTKARNPPQQEKKA, from the exons AT GGCCAAGGAGCTGAAGGCAAGGCTGGGAAGCATTTTGCAGATCCATAACTGGAATCTATCCTGTtgcaaaataggaaaaaataa gCCAACCCTGGAGGAATGCCTTAGGTGGAAAGAGTCCTTTGAAAAACTCCTTTCCAGCAAAT ATGGACTGTGTGCCTTCACAGCCTTCCTGATGTCTGAGTTTAGTGAGGAGAACATCGCATTCTACTTTGCCTGTGAGGAATATAAAAATACCAAGTGTCCTACCAAACTAGCTGCTAAGGCTAAGAAGATCTATGATGAATTTATCGGCAGTGAAGCCCCCCGGGAG ATCAATATTGACCATGAAACTCGTGATATCACCAAAGCCAACATGATGACCCCCACACCTTCTTGTTTTGACATGGCCCAGCACAAGATCTACATGCTCATGGCCAAAGATTGCTATCCTCGCTTTCTCCGCTCTCCAGCCTACAGGGATCTAATGTGCCAAGCCAAGCCGAGCACCAAGGCCAGAAATCCACCCCAGCAGGAGAAGAAAGCTTGA
- the rgs16 gene encoding regulator of G-protein signaling 16 isoform X1: MCKGLASLPTCCLERAKELKARLGSILQIHNWNLSCCKIGKNKPTLEECLRWKESFEKLLSSKYGLCAFTAFLMSEFSEENIAFYFACEEYKNTKCPTKLAAKAKKIYDEFIGSEAPREINIDHETRDITKANMMTPTPSCFDMAQHKIYMLMAKDCYPRFLRSPAYRDLMCQAKPSTKARNPPQQEKKA; this comes from the exons ATGTGTAAAGGATTAGCATCACTGCCTACCTGCTGCTTGGAAAG GGCCAAGGAGCTGAAGGCAAGGCTGGGAAGCATTTTGCAGATCCATAACTGGAATCTATCCTGTtgcaaaataggaaaaaataa gCCAACCCTGGAGGAATGCCTTAGGTGGAAAGAGTCCTTTGAAAAACTCCTTTCCAGCAAAT ATGGACTGTGTGCCTTCACAGCCTTCCTGATGTCTGAGTTTAGTGAGGAGAACATCGCATTCTACTTTGCCTGTGAGGAATATAAAAATACCAAGTGTCCTACCAAACTAGCTGCTAAGGCTAAGAAGATCTATGATGAATTTATCGGCAGTGAAGCCCCCCGGGAG ATCAATATTGACCATGAAACTCGTGATATCACCAAAGCCAACATGATGACCCCCACACCTTCTTGTTTTGACATGGCCCAGCACAAGATCTACATGCTCATGGCCAAAGATTGCTATCCTCGCTTTCTCCGCTCTCCAGCCTACAGGGATCTAATGTGCCAAGCCAAGCCGAGCACCAAGGCCAGAAATCCACCCCAGCAGGAGAAGAAAGCTTGA